One segment of Brassica napus cultivar Da-Ae chromosome C3, Da-Ae, whole genome shotgun sequence DNA contains the following:
- the LOC111204013 gene encoding uncharacterized protein LOC111204013 → MLKMLSVLRRNLQSLRKSPRVADESALPSTTVNGDRRANGVMMKFPLKIMSCFAVPRGSRADGVWVSGDYGKVSEVNHLMVCDGMRYALLM, encoded by the coding sequence ATGCTGAAGATGTTATCTGtgttacgacgaaacctccaaAGTCTTCGAAAAAGCCCGCGTGTTGCTGACGAAAGTGCGTTGCCTTCAACGACCGTTAACGGAGACAGGAGAGCAAACGGCGTGATGATGAAGTTTCCGTTAAAGATCATGTCATGCTTTGCGGTTCCACGTGGTAGCAGGGCTGATGGTGTGTGGGTGTCGGGAGATTACGGAAAGGTCTCGGAGGTTAACCATCTCATGGTTTGTGATGGCATGAGATACGCTCTCTTAATGTAA